Within Metabacillus sp. KUDC1714, the genomic segment GTTTTGTTTTTAGTAAGAAGGAAGATGGAGAAAGGAGAAAAAATGTGTTTGTGCGTTAATGAACTATAATGCTTTTGCTTGATTGTAATATATAAGCTGGTTTAAAAGTTGCTGGGAAAGGTTATTTAAAAAAGAAGGCTGGAAAAGTGCAGTAACTTCTTCGAATTGGTTTGATTTTACGTTGTAAATTGTTAAAGTAACAATTTCTGACCCATTGATTATTGCCATGTATAACTGTTGGGACTTAGGTTCCGCAGAATTTAAATAAAAAACCTTCGTTTTATTTTCGTAATCCTCTTTGGCTACTACTCGTAAAGTCAATAGTTTCAACTCCTTCATAAGTTGAAACTATTCTCGACATGATTTCTACACTTTAAACAAATTTATACAAATTTAATAACTCTAAAGAAAATCTTAACATTATGTTAATCGTCCTATAACAATTTTAAGGTAAGTTAAAAGTAGCAAAATTATTATATGGAGATGAGCGTCATGAGTAAAATGCTTCAAAATGCACTTGAGGAACAAAGAAATTATTACTCTCAAAAATTACTCGCCATTGGAGTATACAATACACAAGTCCTGAGGAAGATGACCCTTACTGAATTAAAGAATGAGTACAATTATTTTTATCATAATGATCCACAAGTAAAAAGAAATCGGACGATTTAAGTATTGTTGAAAGTGACATTAAGAAGAGGTTAACACTTACAGTGTTTATTCATGTGCTTCTTAATATTTGATTTAAGAGTTACCTTTTTTTACAATCTCTAAAAAAAAATCATTTAATGTGTTTATTGGCATCAGGTTAACTTTTTGGACATTTTTAATCCTTTCTTCAATAACCGAGAATGTTTCTTCAAAATATTTATTTAGATGCATAGACTCAAAATATTCTTGACCATTTTGTTTTGATTGTAGTAATAGGTCAATTTGTTGATCTAGTTTTGGATCATTCATATACTGGTGAGAGAGTAAAGTAATATCATTTTTTGGCATTTCTTGATTGTCTAAAATCCATAAACATGACAGTAATGGTCTTAAAATATTTAAATATCTTTTTGTTGTAGTTCTCTTTTCCTTTGGTAAAGATTGATAATTTTTCCTCGCCATATTTAAATAATGATGAATGGTTGGTATTGACGAAAAAGCTAATTGTGATAGTGTTTTAAGTTTAGCTGTGAAGGCTGATTCGCATAAATAGATAATTGGTGAATGGATCCATTCAAGTAATGTTGGATTTGACTTTTGCAAAAGTTTTAGTGCTTTTTTTAGATCCCAACCAACCATCTCTACTTTATCATTTGGTGAAATTTCGATTACATCACGACCTTCAAATAGTTGTAAGTACCAATCTACCTCTTGGATATAGATAAAACGCACATCATAATCACTACTAGCAGAATCGGTGCCCCAAGCACGACTACCTGATTCACATGCAAAAAGAATCGTAATATTTTCTTGCTTTTCAAGCGTATTTAACAACTCCTTAATGGCAATCTCCATGTAAAACCTCCAAATACTAGAACAATACTTTATAGTATTTATTTATTTTCAAGTTATTATTGGTAAAAACCTTCAAATATTATTAAAATCATAGTAAAATTAAGATTCCACTATATAATTTTTATGTTTTTAATGAAGGAAAAGCTTATTTATGGTTAATTTTGAATATAAGAGGGCGATGGGATGAGATCATACACGGAAGAAGAGTTACAGAGTGCATTAGATTTGTTTCGAATTTTTGCAAGGGCTTTCAAAAGTGTTTCAGAGCATTCAATTCGTGATAGCAAGGAACACGGATTTAACCCAACGGAATTCGCTGTATTGGAATTGCTTTTTACAAGGGGACCACAAAAGTTACAGCAGATTGGGTCGAGATTATTATTAGTTAGTGGAAATGTAACGTATGTCATTGATAAGCTTGAAAAGAATGAATTTATTTACCGGGAGCAAGATCCTAAGGATAAACGCTCTGTTTATGCGAAATTAACAGATAAAGGACAGAAATACTTGGATGAAATATATCCAATACATGCTATTCGCATAGCCCGTGCATTTTCTGGTCTCTCTGCAGAAGAGCAGGAAGAATTGAAAGCGCTATTAAAAAAAGCAGGCGTACATAGTCAGCATTTGCTATTTAGATAGAATAGCATTAGAAAAGATTAAAATTTTTATTAGGTGACTCATATTGGGTCACTCTTTTTTTCGTTGTAATAATGTGAAGGGTAGGACGAAAGTTTGAGAAATAGTCCACAAAATGAAAAAAAAGTGTTGAAAAGGTTTTCTTTGAATGATAATATATCAACGTAAACGTTTTCCTAAGTTAGAAAGTAGGTAACTCATGACTTTTACTATTAAGGATGTTGCAAAGCTAGCAAATGTATCCATTGCAACGGTATCAAGAATTATTAATAACCAAACTGGTTATTCAGAAAAAACGAAAAAGAAAGTCCTCGAAGCTATTGAGGAATTGGGCTATGAGCCAAATGCTGTAGCAAGAGGCTTAATCAATAAACGGACACATACAATTGGGGTGCTGTTTCCAAAGTTATCAAGTACGTTAGTAACAGACCTGTTAAGTGGAATAGAAAAAGCTACACATGATGCAGGGTCAAGTGTCATTGTTTGCCATACAGAATCAAATGGTGAGAAAACAATGAAGTACCTCCAGTTGTTAAATGAAAAACGTATTGATGGCATTATTTTCACTAGTGCACCATTACTAGAAGAATATTATCAATATATTAAGAAAATGAATGTCCCGATGGTCCTATTATCGACAGAAACTTATGCGCATCCCGTTCCGTATGTAAAGGTTAATGACAGACATGCAGCCTATACAGCTACACAATTTTTAATAAATAAAGGCCACGAAAAAATAGGAATGATTAGTGGGAATAAAGATGATATTATTTCAGGAAAACCAAGGATAGATGGTTATATAAGTGCACTTCAAGATCATAACCTACCAATAGATGAAAAGAAAATCATATATAATAGAGGATTTAGCTTTTACGATGGAATGGATAGTTTAAAGACCTTATTGAAACAG encodes:
- a CDS encoding nucleotidyltransferase domain-containing protein, with product MEIAIKELLNTLEKQENITILFACESGSRAWGTDSASSDYDVRFIYIQEVDWYLQLFEGRDVIEISPNDKVEMVGWDLKKALKLLQKSNPTLLEWIHSPIIYLCESAFTAKLKTLSQLAFSSIPTIHHYLNMARKNYQSLPKEKRTTTKRYLNILRPLLSCLWILDNQEMPKNDITLLSHQYMNDPKLDQQIDLLLQSKQNGQEYFESMHLNKYFEETFSVIEERIKNVQKVNLMPINTLNDFFLEIVKKGNS
- the fbpA gene encoding Fur-regulated basic protein FbpA — translated: MSKMLQNALEEQRNYYSQKLLAIGVYNTQVLRKMTLTELKNEYNYFYHNDPQVKRNRTI
- a CDS encoding LacI family DNA-binding transcriptional regulator, with protein sequence MTFTIKDVAKLANVSIATVSRIINNQTGYSEKTKKKVLEAIEELGYEPNAVARGLINKRTHTIGVLFPKLSSTLVTDLLSGIEKATHDAGSSVIVCHTESNGEKTMKYLQLLNEKRIDGIIFTSAPLLEEYYQYIKKMNVPMVLLSTETYAHPVPYVKVNDRHAAYTATQFLINKGHEKIGMISGNKDDIISGKPRIDGYISALQDHNLPIDEKKIIYNRGFSFYDGMDSLKTLLKQAPDLTAVFAASDELAIGAISSAYQLGIKVPDELSIIGYDNLSIAEMSVPPLTTVAQPLTEMGEMAANMLFEMLNSDKLIESRIMPHKIVERKSVRDKEV
- a CDS encoding MarR family winged helix-turn-helix transcriptional regulator, translated to MRSYTEEELQSALDLFRIFARAFKSVSEHSIRDSKEHGFNPTEFAVLELLFTRGPQKLQQIGSRLLLVSGNVTYVIDKLEKNEFIYREQDPKDKRSVYAKLTDKGQKYLDEIYPIHAIRIARAFSGLSAEEQEELKALLKKAGVHSQHLLFR